From Dendropsophus ebraccatus isolate aDenEbr1 chromosome 2, aDenEbr1.pat, whole genome shotgun sequence, a single genomic window includes:
- the ZFTRAF1 gene encoding zinc finger TRAF-type-containing protein 1 yields the protein MSEEREESGAMASSSSAEQEDLPGGVGPARLLLLPPEQDQDWPPKKRLRVEAEPGSVRLEERLYSVLCCTVCLDLPKASVYQCTNGHLMCAGCFIHLLADARLKEEQATCPNCRCEISKSLCCRNLAVEKAVSELPSECGFCMKAFPRSLLDRHKKEECQDRVTQCKYKRIGCPWQGPYHELTVHESECCHPTKTGNELMEILDEMDQSHKKEMQLYNSIFGLLSFEKIGYTEVQFRPYRTDDFITRLYYETPRFTVLNQTWVLKARVNDSERNPNLSCKRTLSFQLILKSKINSPMECSFLLLKGPYDDVKIHPVIYHFVFTNENNETEYVPLPIIDSVECNKLLAAKNINLRLFIFQIQK from the exons ATGTCCGAGGAGCGGGAGGAGTCGGGGGCCATGGCCTCATCTTCCTCGGCCGAGCAGGAGGATCTCCCGGGCGGAGTGGGACCGGCCAGGCTTCTCCTTCTACCGCCCGAGCAGGACCAGGACTGGCCGCCCAAGAAGCGGCTGCGGGTGGAGGCCGAGCCCGGGAGCGTCCGGCTGGAGGAGCGGCTGTACTCGGTGCTGTGCTGCACGGTGTGCCTGGACCTGCCCAAAGCCTCGGTCTACCAG TGCACCAATGGACACCTTATGTGCGCCGGGTGCTTCATTCACCTCCTGGCGGACGCCCGGCTTAAGGAAGAGCAGGCAACATGTCCGAACTGTCGCTGTGAGATCAGCAAGAGCCTGTGCTGCCGTAACCTGGCGGTGGAGAAGGCGGTGAGCGAGCTGCCCTCTGAGTGCGGCTTCTGCATGAAAGCCttcccccgctcgctgctggaCAGACATAAGAAGGAGGAGTGCCAGGACCG TGTAACACAGTGTAAATACAAGAGGATTGGCTGCCCGTGGCAGGGCCCGTACCACGAGCTGACCGTGCATGAGTCCGAGTGCTGCCATCCTACCAAGACCGGGAACGAGCTCATGGAGATCCTGGACGAGATGGACCAGTCCCACAAGAAGGAGATGCAGTTGTATAACAGCATCTTTGGCCTGCTTAGCTTTGAGAAGATTGGATACACAG AGGTCCAGTTCCGACCTTACAGAACAGATGACTTCATCACCCGCCTGTATTATGAGACTCCACGCTTCACCGTGCTCAACCAGACCTGGGTGCTGAAGGCCCGTGTCAACGACTCGGAGAGGAACCCCAACTTGTCGTGCAAGCGAACCCTCTCCTTCCAGCTCATCCTAAAAAGCAAGATCAACTCCCCCATGGAGTGCTCGTTCCTGCTGCTGAAAGGCCCCTATGATGACGTGAAGATCCACCCGGTCATCTACCACTTTGTGTTCACCAATGAGAACAACGAGACGGAGTACGTGCCCCTGCCCATCATAGACTCCGTGGAATGTAACAAACTGCTAGCCGCCAAGAACATCAACCTCCGGCTCTTTATATTCCAGATCCAGAAGTGA